The genomic DNA TCGAGTCAGAATATATTCTCTTCCtcgcatacatacatatatcccaACTGCTATATCCTTCCCCTTTTTTCCCTTTATTCCTTTTGCCATCGACCCAATACGCCGCTCCCATGTTTGTCAACTACGTACGCCCCCATTGTCATATGATGGTTCCTAAACGTGCTGGTACAAAACGATCGTCAGAAAGACGAGTTCTCTACGTTTTAAGGATCGGTCCAAACTGCACAAGATACAGCCAGCATGCCTTTACGACCAATAAATGTCTCCTTTACGAGCGTCATCCCGTGTATCCAACTGTTTTGTCTGTGCAACATCGAAGAGAGCGTATTTCAATGATCGAAATGCTCATTAATGGTGATTAAAATGGCCCTCCGTCAGGGTATCGCGTTGCACTGTCCATCAACGAAATTGATTTAAACAACGTGTCGAAACGAAACGCAAGCATGATCGATAAGCTGGATTTATCGTGTGATAAAGCATTGCCTGATGTTCTTATCCATTCGATACATTTTGGTCGTTTTGAAAAATCGCTTGTAAAGCGAATATGCTGCATCTGAAATTATCCAGCAGTTAGCTTCACGTTActttacatgtatatacatgtaaaatAAGAATGACACAAATTTTTGCATTCTTATCGATgcctattaatttaataaattgctCAACTCCTTAAAAtgcattaaaaatatatacacagGTATCAAAAGATCATATAATGATTCATTAAGAtcattttaaaatgtaaaaacttCTCGgaaagtaattatttaaaaataacatgCAAATAACTTTGTAGTCTATTAAacgattaattgaaatattactaAGTCCAGAAATGTTTATTCCGCCATTTTATTGTCACTCCATACAAACAATAACCATCTttgatatttacaaatattgaaaaattgacGGCGATTTTCTTACACGGCGAAAATAATGGACATATAAAACGCCGCTACGATAAAATCTGAAcgttttctttccttcgtttgcTCAACgggtaagaaaagaaatgaaaactaCCGGTAATTGTTGACGATTACGGAGGTGAATTAATGAGCGATCTTTTTTTTGTGGGAGAGCAAGCGAGGAAAAGCGCGAAGAAACGTAACGAAATTATAACGAAGGACAAACAGGCCAGATAACCCGAGCATACCTCGGTTAGCAACACGATCGTCCGAGTATTACGAGAATGATAACAAACACGTATGTACTCGCTATGGTATCTGGGGttatcgtttttcttttttttccatggTAGAATCAACAGGGAGGAGCATTAACTGCGAAGGATCAGAGAATGGACCACGGGTCATCCGAAGAAACGGCTGACTATCcaacttattaatttattttgattttgttccatttttcccgtttcttctctttcaatATTAATTGTCTAAAACAAATAAGAAATGTCGATAATTTTTTGGCATTGAAAAATCTATTCTTGTCCTACAATACggtaaaagattattattacattatattattttattatattttatgattataaaCAGTAAGATtgtgtatatagatatatgccTATATCTTAACGTCTTAACCTAATATTACAATCTTACGAAATCATATGCTAGACATAATTGTAAACATGTAGACAAAATAAATGTGAACATAATTACTTGGATTGTCtcgtttatttctttattactttattCTACGTTCTGATACTATTTTTGACATAGAATTTATTGACTGATCTTAATATTGAAATCCAACTGTTggaaaaatttcagaaaatataaattattctatacATCATCTGTAATAGTAATCTAAAGATTCAAGGTCAAATTTCGAATTCTCAATTGTTCTTATACGATCGATCTAAACAAACTCATGTCTATCCTTTATTAACATTAATACATATTACCTGCATCGAAGCATAGAAATCGCAAAAATGATCGAATACTGCTAGGGTTAGCGTCGACCTGTTTCTGGCAGAATTCCGAAATAAGAAAGGGACAAGTCGATATATTGGCCACGATCATACCGTATGCATACATTCAAGAAACGTTTTGCACGCAAATATTGTCGCAGTTCACCACGTCGAGGGTCTCCGTATCCGCTGACGTCACATTGACCTAACCGACCCCGCCGAACTTTGCGCCACATTAACATATCGATTTACAACCATTTATATACGTTTGATTTCCGTTCAAGAGGAGGTTCCGCAATCGAATGGTGACATCGAATACGAAGAAGCGAGGTCGGTTGGTAAACAGCATCATTAGCCTCCATCAAAcactttcattttaattataatgcACAGCTGTTCGACAATGATCCACAAGAATTCGTCGTTCCTATTGTGATGATTCTTGAAGGAGATGTTACACGTCGATAATCAGCGTTGACAACTTATGTTAATTAATTCACGACACGATTTATCATCGAGTCTTGTTATTCGAAGAACAATAGAGAATAATCGTTTCATCCTGTAAGAAACGacggatattttaataaatgttacAACGTTATCAGCGCATTAACAGTCGATAATAGGTTATTAATCTCGGTTATAGTAACATTTGTAACTTTGCTGCATTTTATAAAACCTTTGGTTCTtagatagaaataaaaagaaggatTGATATGTTATAAGTTGtttcatagaaaaatattaaaattcgaagtatatatatatatattagacaTTAAACGTTAATTGATTtatattctctttttctatGTTTTTCTTAAATAACGGTAACTGTTacataattttgataaattcatatttaattcaTATCAATGAATTATATATAGATTAACATAAAATTTAGCATAAAATTTTGAACGTAAAGAATTGCTTTATGTAAAAAGATCAAGAATTAGCAAATGGatgatttattatttgatatcataattttaatatgtaGACATTCTGTGTTATGTGCTGCCGCAACGCGGATATTCCAtgaattaaataagaaattagaATAATACTCGCTTGGTAAATGCTAAGTCGATAAGCAGCTCGATCATTTTATAACCATAAACATATGTTTTGTATTCGATACAAAATACGTAAGAACGTGAAGAGCAacttataaaaacaaatttgcaagttatattttctattttatatgatTTGGACAATGTAAGAAATTATAtactacaaatatatttaatatataattactattatgTCAAATAATGTTTGACTGCAATGAACATACGTACatattaatcatttattttataacatcaatgtatttattatttttgaatttatgataaaaattacttcacaacattACTTAATGCGTTTCgatttttacatattacttctaaataatattctttcaaaGTGTAATGGTTGTTTATGGGATGTGAACAGGATATTTCATCATCTGAATTTGTTTCCATTTCTGATAAAATATCGGTTCTTGTAGTGTTGCTAATTAATTGTGTtgaattgttattaatatcataaaatttttcatatagTGCCAAAAAGCTGAATCTTCTTAACCTTTCTAAAATTGATAATGCAAGAGCATCTGTAGCTGTTTTGTGTGCTTTTTGTAAGAGCTGTTGATAATCAATTCCATTAAACTTGGTCTGCAATAAAAaccattattatttatagtgaaATTGAAGAGATTAAATTGAATAAGATTAAATACCTTTTTAATAAGTGTACTATATTTATTTGTTGCAAGTGGTTTAAGATTTCGTTTCAGAATCCAATTGGCTTCAAGTTTTTCTTTGTTAAAGAATGTGACATAGTATTTGCtctgtaaattatatatatatatatatactttagcCAATATAGAAGCTATATTATataggaaagaaaatataaccTTACAGGTTTAGAGGAATTTTTAGGTAATTTGTAATATGTGCAAGTATCAGGACAGTCGTTAATAATACCAGGCCACCATGGGTAGCCTTTGACGTATGCCCAAACAATGCTACCTGCGTTATAAGCATTTTCAATTAAATCAGTCTTGATGCTACATGATGTAGGATGTTCTGATATATCACAAGATGCCATTGATTTGTCTGTgaaatcatataataaaattaaacacaCATGTACATATGAAacatacaatatatttcaaaacaAAATGTACAGACCAGAATTCATTTCACAATACCATATTTTGGGCACATCAACTGGATCATGATAATCTTCAACGTATCtccattttttacatttttttctacAGCATTCAATCCATACACCG from Bombus terrestris chromosome 11, iyBomTerr1.2, whole genome shotgun sequence includes the following:
- the LOC100649892 gene encoding uncharacterized protein LOC100649892, which gives rise to MQQPTENCMQEKNFLFERSDLNRQTSRMLFGKWKFGQVKYSNSSTNLFSQTNLFHKQSFENTSDSFVTPPMDKICITTPKAPVKYKKQIKKGGLRPKKLHYTDDELDAIDSGVYIQFNQSNNMFHKQRIAKCNRFDSSQSQIHRLRVKLDKIKVQTNDKENDKNIIGNNKNNVVQESSVVFNPNAETLSQCDNNLNWKEKLYWLQPRRDVGVWIECCRKKCKKWRYVEDYHDPVDVPKIWYCEMNSDKSMASCDISEHPTSCSIKTDLIENAYNAGSIVWAYVKGYPWWPGIINDCPDTCTYYKLPKNSSKPSKYYVTFFNKEKLEANWILKRNLKPLATNKYSTLIKKTKFNGIDYQQLLQKAHKTATDALALSILERLRRFSFLALYEKFYDINNNSTQLISNTTRTDILSEMETNSDDEISCSHPINNHYTLKEYYLEVICKNRNALSNVVK